The window ATTGGAATCTGCTTCAAAGGGCATGCTTCTTACTAATTCTGCAGCTTCTGTCATCAGTCCAGCTCTCCCTAGAAGATCGACCATGCAAGCATAGTGCATCTGTGTTGGCCTAATGTTTTGAGCTAGCATTTGGTTGAAATATCTCTTTCCTCTCTCAACAAGCCCAGCATGGCTACATGCTGATAAGACTGCAATGTAAGAAACATGGTCATATTCCAAACCTTCATCTTTCATCAAATCAAACAAATTAATTGCAGCTTCCAGTTCTCCTTGCATTCCATACCCTAAGATCATAGCATTCCATGAGGCCACATCCTTGTTTGATATTCTATCAAAGATCTTCTTACCAAGAGCAATCCTTCCGCATTTAGTGTACAAGTCTATTAATGAGTTTGCCACAAAGAGATGGGTGTCGAACAATTTTCTCATGGACAAGCAGTGTATCTCCTTTCCTTGCTTGAGTGCAGATAGATTACCGCATGCAGATAAGGCACCCACAATGGAAACAACATCGTACTCAATTCCTACAGATCGCATGTCCAGGAACAAATCCAAAGCTTCTGAACACAATGGACTCTCAGAGTACCCTACTATTAAGGTATTGTAAGATACTTGATCTCTCTGTGATACATTAAAAACGTTTTGAGCAAGATCAAACCTTCCacatttcacatacatatcaatCAAAGCATTTGAAACAAATAAGTCACAATTAGAACACACACGGATTGACCTAGCATGAATTTCCTTACCCTTCACCAGTGAAGCAATTCTAGCACATGCTGGAAGAACATTTGTGTATGTAACCGAATTGGGGAATTCCCCACAATCCTGCATCTCCTTAACAAGCCTTATGGCTTCCAACTCAGCTCCATTCTGCGCAAAATTTGCAATCATTGCATTCCAAGAAACCACATTCCAATTATCCATTCTATAGAAAATATCTGACCCCTTATTCCAACATCCAGACTTTGCGTACATGTCCACTAGAGAATTAGCAACAAAGACATCAGAATACATGTAGTTTCTTATAATATACCCATGAATCTCTTTCCCCAAATCAAAACAGCCCAACTCAACCAATGCTGGTAAAAGACTTGATATGGTGATTGAGTTTGGCTTCACCTTAATTGCTAGCATTTCTTTAAATTTCTCCAAAGCATCCTCATAGAGACTAGCATGAACAAGGCTACCAATAACAGAGTTCCAAGAAACATCATTCTTTTCCTGCAAGCTCTGAAAAGCTCGCATCGAGGCATCTGAGTCCCCACACTTCCCATACATATCAATGAATGCATTACCGACTGTGACTACCAAATCCAGACCGGCCTTTATCGCAAGACCATGAATTCCCTTTCCACAATCCTCATCTTGCAGTGCAGCACATGCAGGGAGAGCACTGATCAGACTCACAGAATTCACTGAAAGGTCACTCCTCTTTAACTCCAGCAGCAAGCTTACTGCATCCGAGTATAAACCATTCGATGAAAACATTGAAATGAGTGAGTTCCATGAAACAACGTCTCTATGCAGCATTTCGCCAAACACCTGTTTAGCGGCCAGCAAATCACCTAAGATGCCGTAGAAGGCCAAGAGTGTGTTCCCCACGAAGACGTCATAAAAAAATCCAACCTTGATCAGCGATCCATGAATCTCTCGGCCTTTCCGGGCGTCATCACcagccgcggcggcggcggctgtaAGGGCGAAGGGGAAGGTGCGATTGTCGGGTCTGACGCCGGCGCGCAGCATGCCATTGTAGGCGGAGAGAGCGGCGCAGTGAAGGCCGGCAGCGGAAGAGAGGGCGCGAACGAGGGCGTTCCAGAGGAAGGCACCGCGGAGTCTGAGGGGGCTGTCGTCAAAGAGGCGGAGGGAGGCAACGGGGTCACCGTGGTCGGCGTAGGCGAGGAGGATGGCGGCGGCGGAGGGAAGGTGGCGGGGGAGGACGCCGGAAGCGGCGGCCTGGGCATGAGCCTGCTTCGTGTGGGCAAAGGACCGAGCTCGCAGGATGCCATCGTGGACGGCGGAAGCGACAGGATCCCACGGGATGGAGTAAGAGGAGAAGGAGCTGGAGGGCGGCGGAGGTCGCGTGAGGAGGGGGACAGGGAGAAGCCCATGACGGGGGAAGCGCATGCGGGAAGAGCAGAGCCTTCCGCAGCGAACATCGCTCGCACAGAGGCCCCGACGCAGACAGAGATCgaagcacgagagagagagagagagaggagagagagagagagagattcatcATCACGACCCTAAGTAGGAGCTCCGTAGCAGTCATCAATTGGATAGGATCCGCTAAGGATCcgaacccattagaatattttccaaaaaaaataatgtaatttaattttttattactgtATCTCCTAAATCATCACATCAAAAATTTTTTTCCTAGTTGTTCTCAACTTGCCACAAGTTTTTGATGTTGATAAATAATTGAGTTTAGTTgggattttataattttttttttgatgctTAAGTCAATAAGTGGATTAACAAAGTTTGACAAGTTAAGAGTAATAAAgtagattataatattttattggcAATAGATTAGATTAGTCggatattaatttattataatatcttaatttaattatatattaaaaatatattaaagacTACGATTAACTTATAAATATGAACTCTAAATCGAATTATTAAAATTCGACGTACTCTAAATCATTTGTATGCTTATGAGGGTCGATAAGTTATCACTTCAAATGGATTCaattaatcaaaataataaaataaaatgtaaaggggtaaaataataaaataaattgatatattaaaaaattgagaCACTCTTGTTAAAGATACggagaaagaaaaaacaaaagagatGTAATTGTTCTAGATAATTGCACGACCCGTATAACTTGAGATACCATTGCGTTCCTACCATTTTACGAGAACATTCAATATTTTATGAACAACTTAAGTTATCGACAAGTGAATCCAAactcttaaaaataattttagaagCCTAAGTATAATTAAAACAAACGtctcatatataattttttctatatatatatatatatatatatatatatatatattcttgattTTACTTTTTCACAAGTGTTGTCGGATTCGGAAGATGGAAAGAAGTTCGACGAGATATAAAGTTTTCACTTGAAGTTGAAAATATTTCTACTCCATTTGTCTGCTAGCAAAAATAAAATCTATATCACATATCACACTTTAAAGTAGGTGTGCTAAGAAAGTTTAGGAGTGAAATCACATACGCaatgaaaaaatagaaaataaaatttttaaatttttcaaaaagatatttgtcatcgtacgaagattggtacgtaaaatctACGAAATTAAAAATCTCATGTGAGTTAGTTATGTTACCTAAAGAGATCGTAATTAtgttgaccctctagacccaatatcaagctggcagtaagtcatacctgtctgaactcattctgacttagtgaattattatcttcataataattcactcggatATACTAGGTTATTACGTCGTAGTCCctggacgatacaggggaatccaatccattagatctatctgtccttaattactatgtatctatagtctctcatccatttaatatccaagAGATTACATACagggtatggtgctatcaaacctatacagtttttactcgagtcttgctctaatcgaattttTCTTGAGAACTTTTtccctctcaatccgaatgatcatgactagggatttgtctgagcaagaacatatgagatattcctctcatgacaccaagagcgaaTGATCTTTTATTGACACTTAGTACTCATATGTCCAATACCAAGagcggatttatttgagcaagaacatatgatttGACTGTGCTAAATTTggtacttccaaacctataaatatagtatcaaagaatagaatactcatacaagacatcgttggggtctcaagtctaaggactaggtacaccattgggacaataaaatcattatctgataataaggtatcatcaaccatacagcattccgtgagcgaatcaatcaatgaactcattctccaataagcacctactcTATACCCCTAGTGTCTAGTGTCATCACATTAGCAGCTATGAtaccaactacctccatcatatgaatgagtaTATAATACACCAATTTGTCCAATTATCTCAATGTTCATTTCGAGTAATCTATTACGaatattatttagggtttgtgtttaaaggtgaatcgatctcattatcgtgatatcatcacgatccgattcctattgcatagatctatgagcatcacaatatatatatatatatatatatatatatataaagtgataaaatgctaaaatataataagaaaaaaaaatgtgtatcatatcacacgtgtcatcacttacatgattggcttgtaggatacCTATACTtgtaatctctcacttgacctaaatccaatcacttatgtatctgatccccattagactcctgtgatgctcaaagataatctgagacaacgactttgttagtggatatacgatgttatcttcggatggaactctttctactactacatctcttcgagtcacgatctc of the Musa acuminata AAA Group cultivar baxijiao chromosome BXJ3-2, Cavendish_Baxijiao_AAA, whole genome shotgun sequence genome contains:
- the LOC135585604 gene encoding pentatricopeptide repeat-containing protein At4g14170-like isoform X1 — translated: MRFPRHGLLPVPLLTRPPPPSSSFSSYSIPWDPVASAVHDGILRARSFAHTKQAHAQAAASGVLPRHLPSAAAILLAYADHGDPVASLRLFDDSPLRLRGAFLWNALVRALSSAAGLHCAALSAYNGMLRAGVRPDNRTFPFALTAAAAAAGDDARKGREIHGSLIKVGFFYDVFVGNTLLAFYGILGDLLAAKQVFGEMLHRDVVSWNSLISMFSSNGLYSDAVSLLLELKRSDLSVNSVSLISALPACAALQDEDCGKGIHGLAIKAGLDLVVTVGNAFIDMYGKCGDSDASMRAFQSLQEKNDVSWNSVIGSLVHASLYEDALEKFKEMLAIKVKPNSITISSLLPALVELGCFDLGKEIHGYIIRNYMYSDVFVANSLVDMYAKSGCWNKGSDIFYRMDNWNVVSWNAMIANFAQNGAELEAIRLVKEMQDCGEFPNSVTYTNVLPACARIASLVKGKEIHARSIRVCSNCDLFVSNALIDMYVKCGRFDLAQNVFNVSQRDQVSYNTLIVGYSESPLCSEALDLFLDMRSVGIEYDVVSIVGALSACGNLSALKQGKEIHCLSMRKLFDTHLFVANSLIDLYTKCGRIALGKKIFDRISNKDVASWNAMILGYGMQGELEAAINLFDLMKDEGLEYDHVSYIAVLSACSHAGLVERGKRYFNQMLAQNIRPTQMHYACMVDLLGRAGLMTEAAELVRSMPFEADSNVWGALLGACRIHGNIELAQLAAEHLFKLKPGHCGYYILLSNMYAEAGRWNEADQVRALMKSRKVKKNPGCSWVQIGNKLHAFLVGEGSQGSELELCYNELVEMRG
- the LOC135585604 gene encoding pentatricopeptide repeat-containing protein At4g14170-like isoform X2; the encoded protein is MRFPRHGLLPVPLLTRPPPPSSSFSSYSIPWDPVASAVHDGILRARSFAHTKQAHAQAAASGVLPRHLPSAAAILLAYADHGDPVASLRLFDDSPLRLRGAFLWNALVRALSSAAGLHCAALSAYNGMLRAGVRPDNRTFPFALTAAAAAAGDDARKGREIHGSLIKVFGEMLHRDVVSWNSLISMFSSNGLYSDAVSLLLELKRSDLSVNSVSLISALPACAALQDEDCGKGIHGLAIKAGLDLVVTVGNAFIDMYGKCGDSDASMRAFQSLQEKNDVSWNSVIGSLVHASLYEDALEKFKEMLAIKVKPNSITISSLLPALVELGCFDLGKEIHGYIIRNYMYSDVFVANSLVDMYAKSGCWNKGSDIFYRMDNWNVVSWNAMIANFAQNGAELEAIRLVKEMQDCGEFPNSVTYTNVLPACARIASLVKGKEIHARSIRVCSNCDLFVSNALIDMYVKCGRFDLAQNVFNVSQRDQVSYNTLIVGYSESPLCSEALDLFLDMRSVGIEYDVVSIVGALSACGNLSALKQGKEIHCLSMRKLFDTHLFVANSLIDLYTKCGRIALGKKIFDRISNKDVASWNAMILGYGMQGELEAAINLFDLMKDEGLEYDHVSYIAVLSACSHAGLVERGKRYFNQMLAQNIRPTQMHYACMVDLLGRAGLMTEAAELVRSMPFEADSNVWGALLGACRIHGNIELAQLAAEHLFKLKPGHCGYYILLSNMYAEAGRWNEADQVRALMKSRKVKKNPGCSWVQIGNKLHAFLVGEGSQGSELELCYNELVEMRG